A DNA window from Deinococcus malanensis contains the following coding sequences:
- a CDS encoding DUF937 domain-containing protein — protein MMDIFNMLGGMGQAQQTVGRQLGTSPHQTEAAMEAAVPLLLGALNRNAQTPDGAAALSGALDRHDGRALDLFGQGQVPDPQEGQKILGHLFGNQQYAAANAVSQRSGIDPQMAMQVLMMLAPLVMNYLGRQRQGQSGGWPQDGNAGMGGGGFDIGSILGGMLGGGMGSGMGGRQYQQRSQVPDYQSGGVLGGGPVIPGLPSQDRPVSYQQGQPRMGGQADMGGMIGTLNNVLDRDGDGNALDDLIGMFGGRRR, from the coding sequence ATGATGGACATCTTCAACATGCTGGGCGGCATGGGTCAGGCGCAGCAGACCGTCGGCCGTCAGCTGGGCACCAGCCCCCACCAGACCGAAGCGGCCATGGAGGCCGCCGTGCCCCTGCTGCTGGGTGCCCTGAACCGCAATGCCCAGACTCCGGACGGCGCCGCCGCCCTCAGTGGAGCGCTGGACCGCCACGACGGCCGCGCCCTGGACCTGTTCGGGCAGGGGCAGGTGCCCGACCCGCAGGAAGGCCAGAAGATCCTGGGGCATCTGTTCGGCAACCAGCAGTACGCCGCCGCAAACGCGGTCAGCCAGCGCTCCGGTATCGACCCGCAGATGGCCATGCAGGTGCTGATGATGCTGGCCCCGCTGGTCATGAACTACCTGGGGCGCCAGCGCCAGGGACAGTCGGGCGGGTGGCCACAGGACGGCAATGCCGGAATGGGAGGCGGGGGCTTCGATATTGGGAGCATCCTGGGCGGCATGCTGGGCGGAGGGATGGGCTCTGGCATGGGGGGCAGGCAGTACCAGCAGCGGTCACAGGTTCCTGACTACCAGTCAGGCGGCGTGCTGGGCGGCGGGCCGGTCATTCCAGGGCTGCCCAGCCAGGACCGGCCGGTGAGTTATCAGCAGGGCCAGCCGCGCATGGGAGGGCAAGCCGACATGGGCGGAATGATCGGCACGCTCAACAACGTGCTCGACCGTGACGGCGACGGCAATGCCCTGGACGACCTGATCGGCATGTTCGGTGGCCGGCGCCGCTGA
- a CDS encoding ABC transporter permease → MARAWRTGHWAEARYLAGLYLRLLGAQARSQGAYRVSFALDALSAMLITATEFAAFALVLPRFGALTGQHGVVWTLGEISLLYGLAELAFVLMDLLFGGFDAPNLSQHVRGGSFSTFLLRPAPLVLQVFGSDFALRRLTRVLLAAGIVAYGVSQVNVDWTVGHALLLSGSVVGMIAFFGGLFVIGGTLTFWTVDSVEAMNVLTYGGRTLISYPMDIYGTFLRKTFTYVIPAAFLSYFPVLFVLGRPLPDGLPVAAAFLAPLVGPALLAAAFAFWRFGVRHYQGTGT, encoded by the coding sequence GTGGCTAGGGCGTGGAGGACTGGCCACTGGGCCGAGGCACGCTATCTGGCCGGACTGTACCTGCGTCTGCTGGGCGCCCAGGCGCGTTCTCAGGGGGCCTACCGGGTGTCGTTCGCGCTGGACGCCCTGAGCGCCATGCTGATCACCGCCACCGAGTTTGCCGCGTTTGCGCTGGTGCTGCCGCGCTTCGGTGCCCTGACCGGTCAGCATGGCGTGGTGTGGACGCTGGGCGAGATCAGCCTGCTGTACGGGCTGGCGGAACTGGCCTTTGTGCTGATGGATCTGCTGTTCGGTGGTTTTGACGCCCCGAACCTCTCGCAGCACGTTCGTGGGGGCAGTTTCAGCACATTTCTGTTGCGGCCGGCGCCTCTTGTTCTGCAGGTATTCGGCTCGGATTTCGCACTCCGGCGCCTGACCCGGGTCCTGCTGGCCGCCGGCATCGTGGCCTACGGGGTGTCCCAGGTCAATGTGGACTGGACTGTAGGGCACGCGCTGCTGCTCTCGGGCAGTGTCGTGGGCATGATTGCCTTTTTCGGGGGCCTGTTCGTCATCGGCGGCACGCTGACCTTCTGGACGGTGGACAGCGTCGAGGCCATGAACGTCCTGACCTACGGCGGGCGCACCCTGATCAGCTATCCCATGGACATCTACGGCACGTTCCTGCGCAAGACCTTTACCTACGTGATTCCCGCAGCCTTCCTGTCCTACTTTCCGGTGCTGTTCGTGCTGGGCCGCCCGCTGCCCGATGGTCTCCCCGTCGCGGCGGCGTTCCTTGCGCCGCTGGTCGGGCCCGCACTACTGGCGGCGGCGTTCGCATTCTGGCGCTTCGGCGTCCGGCACTATCAGGGCACCGGCACCTGA
- a CDS encoding DNA-3-methyladenine glycosylase, which translates to MTGPLPPGFFRRDPVQVARELLGATLVHVLPGGERLSGRIVETEAYDCPRDPACTAGRFHAARSAEMAIAPGLWLFWSAHGHPLLQVACREEGVSASVLIRALEPVEGLGQMLTHRPVTRQRDLTNGPAKLVYALGLNPAQVTHTRVDSPALHLCPAPPPTPDRIGVTARVGIREGRTLPWRFLLRGNPWVSPAPPSMALMPSAD; encoded by the coding sequence TTGACGGGCCCCTTGCCTCCCGGGTTTTTTCGGCGCGACCCGGTGCAGGTGGCGCGTGAGCTGCTCGGCGCCACCCTGGTTCACGTCCTGCCCGGCGGTGAGCGGCTGAGCGGCCGGATTGTAGAGACCGAGGCCTACGATTGCCCCCGGGACCCGGCCTGTACCGCCGGGCGGTTTCATGCGGCCCGAAGTGCGGAAATGGCCATCGCTCCAGGCCTGTGGCTGTTCTGGAGTGCCCACGGCCATCCGCTGCTGCAGGTGGCCTGCCGCGAGGAAGGGGTTTCGGCCAGCGTACTGATCCGTGCCCTGGAGCCAGTGGAGGGGCTGGGCCAGATGCTGACGCACCGCCCGGTGACACGTCAGCGTGACCTGACGAATGGACCTGCCAAGCTGGTCTATGCCCTGGGGTTGAATCCGGCGCAGGTGACCCATACTCGGGTGGACAGTCCGGCGCTGCACCTTTGCCCAGCGCCACCGCCCACCCCCGACCGGATCGGGGTCACGGCGCGGGTCGGCATCCGCGAGGGCCGCACCCTGCCCTGGCGATTCTTGCTGCGGGGCAACCCCTGGGTGTCGCCGGCCCCGCCCAGCATGGCGCTGATGCCCTCAGCAGATTAA
- a CDS encoding ABC transporter ATP-binding protein — MIEVEHLQKTFRVRQGGLLRGKVRQHQAVRDVSFQVAPGEIVGYLGPNGAGKSTTIKVLTGLLVPDRGHVHVGGLIPWRERRRHVARLGAVFGQRTTLWWDLPVRDSLDLLRHVYRVSQGRFRENLQTFTDLLDLGPFLGTPARALSLGQRMRADLAAALLHDPELLFLDEPTVGLDVVAKERIREFVRHINAERGVTVLLTTHDLGDVERLAQRVMIIDQGSLLYDGDLARLQARYGSARELVVDFEAPPLSAHVPGLELLEATGPRARYAFTGGAAAPIARVTAQAPVRDITVREPDIEATIRRIYEGGLLRGVFNEGRESGVPGIPAP, encoded by the coding sequence ATGATTGAAGTCGAGCATCTTCAAAAAACCTTCCGCGTGCGTCAGGGCGGGCTGCTGCGCGGCAAGGTCAGGCAGCATCAGGCTGTTCGGGACGTATCCTTTCAGGTCGCACCGGGTGAGATCGTCGGCTACCTGGGTCCCAACGGGGCGGGCAAGAGCACCACCATCAAGGTCCTGACCGGGCTGCTGGTGCCTGACCGCGGGCATGTCCACGTGGGCGGCCTGATTCCGTGGCGCGAGCGCCGGAGGCACGTGGCCCGACTGGGCGCGGTGTTCGGGCAGCGCACCACCCTGTGGTGGGACCTGCCGGTGCGTGATTCCCTGGATCTGCTGCGTCACGTGTACCGCGTCTCCCAGGGACGGTTCCGCGAAAACCTGCAGACCTTCACGGATCTGCTGGACCTGGGACCGTTCCTGGGCACGCCGGCCCGCGCCCTGAGTCTGGGTCAGCGCATGCGTGCTGACCTCGCGGCGGCGCTGCTGCACGATCCGGAACTGCTGTTTCTCGACGAACCGACCGTCGGGCTGGATGTGGTGGCCAAGGAACGTATCCGCGAGTTTGTCCGCCATATCAACGCCGAGCGCGGCGTGACGGTCCTGCTGACCACCCATGATCTGGGCGATGTCGAGCGGCTGGCCCAGCGGGTCATGATCATCGACCAGGGGAGCTTGCTGTACGACGGGGACCTCGCGCGTCTGCAGGCCCGCTACGGCAGTGCCCGGGAACTGGTGGTGGATTTCGAGGCGCCGCCCCTCAGTGCGCACGTCCCCGGGCTGGAACTGCTGGAGGCGACCGGACCGCGTGCTCGCTACGCCTTTACAGGTGGAGCCGCTGCGCCCATTGCCCGGGTCACGGCCCAGGCGCCGGTGCGCGACATCACGGTGCGGGAGCCAGACATCGAGGCGACCATCCGCCGGATCTATGAAGGTGGGCTCCTGCGCGGGGTGTTTAATGAAGGGCGTGAATCTGGCGTACCTGGCATACCCGCCCCCTGA
- the cysK gene encoding cysteine synthase A, with product MIDTLIGHTPLVQLRHLVEADMADVFIKLEGQNPGGSIKDRTALGLVQDAERSGRLKPGGTIVEPTSGNTGIGLAQVAAAKGYRLILCMPAQMSEERKRTLIAYGAQLVLTDPERRMLAAIEEAEKIAAETGAVMMGQFTNPANPATHEATTGPELWTQMEGRIDAFVYGSGTGGTISGVGRYLKRQNPQVQVIACEPARSNVLSGGERGDHGFQGMGPGFIPDNLDRSVLDDVIQVWEEDAYPLARQLAREEGIFVGMSSGAMAWTALEVARRLGPGKRVATIACDTGARYLTTSLFTNDSGTPPGYRPYSREKLTPFD from the coding sequence ATGATCGACACCCTGATCGGCCATACGCCTCTGGTGCAGTTGCGGCACCTGGTCGAAGCGGACATGGCCGACGTGTTCATAAAACTCGAAGGTCAGAATCCGGGTGGCAGCATCAAGGACCGCACCGCGCTGGGACTGGTTCAGGATGCCGAGCGCAGTGGGCGCCTTAAACCTGGCGGCACCATCGTTGAGCCCACCAGTGGCAACACCGGCATCGGGCTGGCGCAGGTCGCGGCGGCCAAGGGCTACCGTCTGATCCTGTGCATGCCCGCCCAGATGAGCGAGGAACGCAAGCGCACCCTGATCGCCTACGGCGCGCAGCTCGTCCTGACCGACCCGGAGCGGCGCATGCTGGCGGCCATCGAGGAAGCCGAGAAGATAGCCGCAGAAACCGGCGCGGTGATGATGGGGCAGTTCACCAACCCTGCAAACCCAGCCACGCATGAGGCCACCACCGGCCCGGAACTGTGGACTCAGATGGAAGGACGGATTGACGCTTTCGTGTACGGCTCGGGGACGGGAGGCACCATCAGTGGGGTGGGCCGCTACCTGAAGCGTCAGAATCCACAAGTGCAGGTCATTGCCTGTGAACCGGCCCGCAGCAACGTCCTGAGCGGCGGCGAGCGGGGCGACCACGGCTTCCAGGGCATGGGTCCGGGCTTTATTCCGGACAATCTGGACCGCTCGGTGCTGGATGACGTGATCCAGGTATGGGAGGAAGACGCCTACCCGCTTGCCCGCCAGCTGGCGCGTGAGGAAGGCATTTTCGTCGGCATGAGCAGCGGCGCCATGGCCTGGACGGCGCTGGAGGTGGCGCGGCGCCTGGGACCCGGCAAGCGCGTGGCCACCATCGCCTGCGACACAGGTGCCCGGTACCTGACCACATCACTGTTTACCAATGATTCCGGCACACCTCCCGGATACAGGCCGTACTCCCGTGAGAAACTGACGCCTTTCGATTGA
- a CDS encoding ABC transporter permease has product MTVLTTGRALRPNIGLYLAVARLSFRRGFAYPQAALWGLITNAFFGVLRAAVLLSLFGARPQVAGYTVQDALTYTAMTQLLIAAFSLFGWSELMRTIHRGEVGTELLRPHHFLLFWTAQDAGRAAGQFVLRGVPILLIFALLWPLSWPQGAGGWVLTAVSLLLAWACGFAFRFLVNCAAFWTPDAVGVGRFAWAVLGLSCGFLMPLAFFPGWLRDALAWTPFPSMLNTSVELWLGVRSGPDAWTALATQLAWTAALFAAAEVTLRRGLRRLEVAGG; this is encoded by the coding sequence TTGACGGTACTTACGACCGGGCGCGCCCTGCGCCCGAATATCGGGCTGTATCTGGCGGTCGCGCGGCTCAGCTTCCGCCGGGGGTTCGCCTACCCACAGGCGGCCCTGTGGGGGCTGATCACCAACGCCTTTTTCGGTGTGCTGCGCGCGGCGGTGCTGCTTTCCCTGTTCGGGGCCCGCCCGCAGGTGGCCGGATACACGGTACAGGACGCCCTGACCTATACGGCCATGACCCAGCTGCTGATCGCGGCTTTCAGCCTGTTCGGCTGGAGTGAGCTGATGCGCACCATCCACCGCGGAGAGGTGGGCACCGAGCTGCTGCGGCCGCATCATTTTCTGCTGTTCTGGACTGCCCAGGACGCCGGACGCGCCGCCGGGCAGTTCGTGCTGCGTGGGGTGCCGATTCTGCTGATCTTCGCCCTGCTGTGGCCGCTCAGCTGGCCGCAGGGTGCTGGGGGCTGGGTTCTGACCGCCGTCAGCCTGCTGCTGGCCTGGGCTTGCGGCTTTGCTTTCCGCTTTCTGGTCAACTGTGCGGCCTTCTGGACCCCGGACGCCGTCGGCGTGGGGCGGTTTGCCTGGGCGGTGCTGGGCCTGAGCTGCGGCTTTCTGATGCCGCTGGCCTTCTTCCCGGGCTGGCTGCGGGACGCGCTGGCCTGGACCCCGTTTCCCAGCATGCTGAACACCAGCGTGGAACTGTGGCTGGGGGTCCGGAGCGGCCCGGACGCCTGGACGGCACTGGCCACCCAGCTGGCCTGGACCGCCGCCCTGTTTGCAGCGGCTGAGGTCACGCTGCGCCGGGGCCTGCGCCGGCTGGAGGTGGCCGGTGGCTAG